ACGGTCCCTCTCCTTTGGGCCTTCCGTGTGTCCAGAACACACCTGATCCCCAACTCGCCTGACTCTCGGAATTCGTCAGTAGCGACGGAACAGGGGCTCGGGCGGGTCGCCCTGTCGGATGCACCTAGACTGTAGGGCCGCGAGTGCAGGGGGGGTACCCCGCAGGCTCGAGAGCAAGTCGGGGGATTGTGGCCTGCGGTTCCGAGTCTCAGGCCCGCTTGGCATCCGCCGCCGTGCAAGGCGGACCCAAAGTCTCCAAGCAAACGAGAAACACGTTAACTCCGTTTCTAAACGCCCGTCGGTCGCAAGAGGCGCCCGGAGGCCCCGGCCCAACGGCTGGGACCCCCGGTGGGAGCAGCGGCCGCTCGTCCCCGTCCCGCCCGCCCAGGGGCCTCCTCACCCGCCGCATGCGGCCGCCGGACAGCAGGTCGGCGATGCCCTTGGCTGCGTCGTTCTTCTCGGCCACGCAGAGGATCTTCCGCACGCCTCGCAGGGCCACCTCCATGTCGGCGAGGGTCAGCGCCCGGCTCCCAGGCCGCGGCAGCCAGCGGAGCGCGCGGCGGGCGGCCGAGAAGATCATCCCCGGGCCCCGCGCATCTGCGGCGCCAGCCCAGGGACCCAGAGCCTCCCGCTAACCTGCAGTCCCCCGCGCAGCCCGCTTCCGCCCGCCTTCCCGCCGCTTCCGTCGGCGCGAGGGGCACAGCCCCGCGAACTACAACTCCCACGCTGCTCGGCGCGGCCACCTCACTTCCCTCCCTTCCCGCTCCGCCCTCGGGAGACGCCGCTCTCCGGATCGGAGGTTGACGCGAACGCTTCCGGGTCTCGCGGCAAGATGTTTCGAGTCATGTGATGGCAAGATGGCGGCTCCGCGGTAGCTGGCCCCGGGTTGTGGCGTCCGGGGAGTCGCGACGGTTTCTGCTCTCTGGCCGTGAGGGCTGCCACGCCTGGATGGTCCGTGCGGCGGCCCGTATCCCCGCATTGGGTACCTGTTCAGGGCTGAGGCTTTTGCCGTGGCGGTGGGTCCTGGGGAGTGCCGGTGACCTCTCTGCGGGTGCCCTGCGCCGGCTGTGGTCGCCCGAGGAGTAGAAGGGCAGCCGGCCTCCCGGGTCTTCCCTACTCGCGGAGTTCCTCAGGCCTCCGAGAGCTCTGGAGGAGCCACATCTCTGAGGGGCTGCGGGAGCTCGAGCCCGCGGGTGTGTGACCGGCTGCCTCGTACCCCTGAGGGCGCAAAGAAGCCCGCAAGGACTGCTTCCTCCTCCAGAGGCCTGGCTCCCTCGCGTTGGCTACCCCCGCATTCTTTCCCACTTCCTCTCATGTTCTCACCATATACCTGGAAATATGATCAGCGCCCCTGACGTGGTGGCCTTCACCAAAGAGGACGAGTACGAGGAGGAGCCTTACAATGAGCCGGCCCTGCCCGAGGAGTACTCGGTGCCGCTCTTCCCCTTCGCCGGCCAAGGAGCCAGTCCATGGTCCAAACTGTCCGGGGCCAAGTTCTCTCGGGACTTCATCCTTATTTCCGAGTTCTCTGAGCAGGTGGGACCCCAGCCCTTACTGACCATCCCCAATGACACCAAAGTTTTCGGTACTTTTGATCTCAATTACTTCTCTTTGCGGATCATGTCTGTGGATTACCAGGCCTCCTTCGTGGGCCATCCCCCTGGTTCTGCCTACCCCAAGCTGAACTTCGTGGAGGATTCCAAGGTCGTGCTGGGAGACTCCAAGGAGGGGGCCTTTGCCTACGTGCACCACCTCACCCTGTATGACCTGGAGGCCCGTGGCTTCGTGAGGCCCTTTTGTATGGCTTATATCTCAGCAGACCAGCACAAAATCATGCAGCAGTTCCAGGAGCTCTCAGCTGAATTTTCCAAAGCTTCAGAGTGCCTGAAAACAGGCAACAGGAAGGCGTTTGCTGGGGAACttggaaaaaaactgaaagactTGGATTACACCAGGACAGTGCTGCACACCGAGACGGAGATCCAGAAGAAAGCCAATGACAAAGGCTTTTACTCATCTCAGGCCATCGAGAAGGCCAATGAGCTGGCCAGTGTGGAGAAGTCCATCATCGAACATCAAGACCTGCTGAGGCAGATCCGCTCGTACCCTCATCGGAAGTTGAGGGGGTCTGATTTGTGCCCTGGGGAGACAGAGCACACCCAGGATCTGCCCAGCCAGGCAGCCACCACCTCTGACCCCGAAGAGTCTGCTGACACAGACCGTTACACCTGCAGACCCGCCTACACCCCAAAACTCATCAAAGCGAAGTCCACCAAGTGTTTTGACAAGAAGCTGAAGACCTTGGAAGAGCTCTGTGACACCGAGTACTTCACCCAGACCCTGGCCCAGCTCAGCCACATTGAGCACATTTTCAGAGGAGATCTGTGCTACCTCCTGACCAGCCAGATCGACAGAGCACTCCTGAAGCAACAGCATATCACAAACTTCCTCTTTGAAGACTTGGTAGAGGTCGATGACAGGGGGGAAGAGAAACAGGAGAGTGCACCCCCGAAGCCCAGTCACGACAGGCCGCCTTCCAGGTCTGTAGAAGAATGTCCAGTTCCTCAAGTGTTAATTAGCGTGGGGTCCTGCAAGTCCAGTGTGGAGTCCGTGCTAATCAAGATGGAGCAGGAACTTGGGGAGGAGGGGTCCAGGGAAGTGGAGGTGACAGAGTCAAGCAGTTTTGACCCCCAGGAAAACTTGGACTACCTGGATACGGACCTGAAAGGGAGCGTCAGCAGTGGAGAGAGCATTGAGGTTCTCGGCACGGAGAGGTCCACCTCTGTGCTGTCTAAGTCTGACAGCCAGGCCAGCCTCACGGTGCCCTTGAGCCCCCAGGTGGTCCGGAGCAAGGCTGTCAGCCACAGGACCATCAGCGGGGACAGTATTGAAGTCCTCGGCACCTGCCCCTCCGAGGCCCTCATCCCCGACAACTTCAAGGCCAGTTACCCAAGTGCCATTAATGAAGAGGAGTCCTACACAGGTGACGGCAGGGGAGCCATCCACTGCCAGGCAGGCCTCAGCCCGCCGGAGCTGGGGGAGGCCGAGGAGGGCGGCTCGGGAGTCACCCCGTCCCAGACAGACTCGTGCTGCATTGGGAGGGAGGGTGGCACTCTGCGGGTGCCGCTCTCCACCCCGGGCCACACGCTGTCCGACGAGGACGGGGTCGTGAGTGTCCCCCCGCAGCGCTACCGGCAGAAGGACCCGGAGTTCCACGTGGACTTCTCAGTGGAAAACGCCAACGCCTCTTCCCGAGACAGCGGTTCCGAAGGCTTCCCTGCTTACGAGCTGGACCCGAGCCACCTGCTGGCCAGCCGGGATGGCAGTAAGACCAGCCTGGATGACCACTCCGACGCCACCAGCTACGGGAGCAGCGTCACCTCCGCCAGCTCCGACCGGACTTCCTCCTCGGCTCCTGCCACCGGGCCCTCTTCCGAGAGGCATAAGAAGAGGGCGGGCCAGAGCGCCTTAAAATTCATCCGCCAGTACCC
This genomic window from Physeter macrocephalus isolate SW-GA unplaced genomic scaffold, ASM283717v5 random_121, whole genome shotgun sequence contains:
- the SMCR8 gene encoding guanine nucleotide exchange protein SMCR8 — its product is MISAPDVVAFTKEDEYEEEPYNEPALPEEYSVPLFPFAGQGASPWSKLSGAKFSRDFILISEFSEQVGPQPLLTIPNDTKVFGTFDLNYFSLRIMSVDYQASFVGHPPGSAYPKLNFVEDSKVVLGDSKEGAFAYVHHLTLYDLEARGFVRPFCMAYISADQHKIMQQFQELSAEFSKASECLKTGNRKAFAGELGKKLKDLDYTRTVLHTETEIQKKANDKGFYSSQAIEKANELASVEKSIIEHQDLLRQIRSYPHRKLRGSDLCPGETEHTQDLPSQAATTSDPEESADTDRYTCRPAYTPKLIKAKSTKCFDKKLKTLEELCDTEYFTQTLAQLSHIEHIFRGDLCYLLTSQIDRALLKQQHITNFLFEDLVEVDDRGEEKQESAPPKPSHDRPPSRSVEECPVPQVLISVGSCKSSVESVLIKMEQELGEEGSREVEVTESSSFDPQENLDYLDTDLKGSVSSGESIEVLGTERSTSVLSKSDSQASLTVPLSPQVVRSKAVSHRTISGDSIEVLGTCPSEALIPDNFKASYPSAINEEESYTGDGRGAIHCQAGLSPPELGEAEEGGSGVTPSQTDSCCIGREGGTLRVPLSTPGHTLSDEDGVVSVPPQRYRQKDPEFHVDFSVENANASSRDSGSEGFPAYELDPSHLLASRDGSKTSLDDHSDATSYGSSVTSASSDRTSSSAPATGPSSERHKKRAGQSALKFIRQYPFAHPAIYSLLSGRTLVILGEEEAAVRKLVTALSVFVPSYSRHAKPVKHWVSSPLHITDFQKWKLIGLQR